In Chitinophaga sp. H8, the sequence CAAAAAGTTAATCAGTTTCAGCCGCATCAGTTTCAGGGCTTTCCCCATTTGATTCTCTACCGTTTTAACAGAGATGCCCAGTTGATTGGCTATTTCCTGGTATTTCAGTTCTTCAAATCTGCTCATCTGGAAAATGGTTCTGCATTGCTGCGGTAACTCATTCAATGCATGGTGCAGTTTCTTTTCCAATTCACCCAACAACAGCTTGCGGGCAGTGTTGTTGGTATCCGTTTCGTGTTTTGAATGATGCATAGTGTAGGTTTGATGAGCTGCCTTTGCTTTCTGCCTTTTCAGATAGTCCATGCTTTCATTGTGTACTGACCTGTATAGGTAAGACTTTAACGAGGTATGTACATTGATCTGCTCCCTTTTCTCCCATATTTTGCAGAATACATTTTGCACCATCTCTTCTGCAGCTACTTCATCCCTTAAAATGGTGCAGGCATAGGCGTGCAGGCTCTTGAAGTAGGTTTTAAACGCCTCCTCAAAGGCTGCTTCGCTGCCCTCGGCCAGTAATGTGATAGTACGACTGTCAGTTAATTCCACTGTTACCGGATAAAAATTTGGTGCAAAGATAACTGCTTCTGCCAAATGCTATTTTTTAAATATGACTGTTGGTGGCCCATTTACCCCTACGGATTTTTAAAATATTTTTCAAGGGATAGCTGTAATTTCTTAAATTATTGATAATAAATTAGTTGAGAGGTGACTCTTGTGTTTGAAAAGGGAACAATTAATACCGTGGTCCGGCACTTTTTAGTTAGTTTTAAAAGAAAAACATATGGACGCAAAGCGACAGGAGGTGGATATAATTTTGATAGGTGCGGGTATCATGAGTGCCACACTTGGCATGTTATTAAAGGAGCTGCAGCCGGATTGTACGATCGCGATATATGAGCGGCTGGAAGTAGCGGCGGCAGAAAGTTCTGATGCCTGGAATAATGCGGGTACAGGGCATTCTGCTTTTTGTGAGCTGAATTATACACCGGAACAACCCGATGGCACTGTAGATATCAATAAAGCGGTGAAAATTGCAGAGTCTTTTGAGATATCCAAACAATTCTGGGCTTACCTGATTGAGCAGCAACGGATAAAGCTACCGGATACTTTTATCCAAAGTGTACCACATATGAGTTTTGTATGGGGAGATGAAAATGTTGCTTTCCTGAAGGAACGTTATGAAGCGCTTCGTCAATGTTACCTGTTTCAGGATATGGAGTATACGGAAGATACTGCACAGATGGAGCAGTGGATGCCATTGGTAATGGAAGGACGGGGCAAGGGCGAAAAGCTGGCGGCTACCCGGATGGCATTAGGTACCGATGTCAACTTTGGGGCATTGACGCGGTCGATGTTTGGCCAGCTGATGGAAATGGAAGGCGTAAGCCTATATTTTAACCATGAGGTGAAGGATTTTAGTAGGGATCCGGAGAAAGGATGGCTGGTAAAAGTAAAAAATCTGTTTACCGAAGATAAGGAATGGGTAAAAGGTCGTTTTGTTTTTATTGGTGCGGGCGGAGGGTCCTTACCACTATTGGAAAAGGCGGATATTCCTGAAGGTTGGGGATATGGAGGATTCCCGGTTAGCGGGCAATGGTTAAAATGTACTAACCGGGCAGTGATCGAAAAGCACCACGCCAAAGTATATGGGAAAGCTACGGTAGGTGCACCGCCTATGTCTGTACCACATCTGGATACCCGGTTTATTAAGGGGGAAAAGGAATTACTTTTCGGTCCGTATGCGGGTTTTTCCACCCGGTTTCTGAAAAGCGGCTCTCTTATGGACCTGCCTTTGTCTGTTAAGATCAATAATATACGGCCTATGCTGGCAGCAGGACTGGATAATATGGCACTTACAAAATACCTGATTGAACAGGTCCGGCAGTCGCCTGAAGACCGGCTCACGGCACTCCGTGCTTATATGCCCACGGCGGTAATGGCGGATTGGGAATTGGAAATTGCGGGTCAGCGGGTACAGGTGATCAAAAAAGATGCGGAAAAGGGGGGAATACTTGAATTTGGAACCGAAGTGGTCAGTGCTGCAGATGGCAGTATAGCGGCCTTGTTGGGCGCCTCTCCCGGGGCCTCTACAGCAGTGTCTATCATGCTGCAATTGCTGCAGGTGTGTTTTAAGGACCAGATGGCTTCCGCAGCCTGGCAGGCTCGCTTAAAAGAAATGATCCCTTCTTTTGGAAACGCGCTGGCCGAAAATAAAGTGCTGTGTGACCGTACCCGTGCATGGACCAGTAAGGTACTTGGTTTGAAAATCCCCGAATAAACTAACAGGACCGCAGCTATGCGTTGTAAGGTGTGGTGGGTATAAATATGCTAAAAGTGGCGCCGGCTCCTAATTCACTTTTGGCTGAAATGATACCGTGGTGGTTTTCCACGATCTTCTTACATAATGCCAGCCCAATACCCGTACCACTAAAAGCCTGGTGGGTATTCAACCGTTGAAAGATGCTGAAAATCTGTTCTGCATATTGCGGGGAAAAGCCAATACCGTTGTCTTTAAAAATAATTCCTGTAAAGTATTCATCCTTTTTATTGATCGGCACATAACCCGGAATTTGTGTGGCGGGGTATA encodes:
- a CDS encoding malate:quinone oxidoreductase yields the protein MDAKRQEVDIILIGAGIMSATLGMLLKELQPDCTIAIYERLEVAAAESSDAWNNAGTGHSAFCELNYTPEQPDGTVDINKAVKIAESFEISKQFWAYLIEQQRIKLPDTFIQSVPHMSFVWGDENVAFLKERYEALRQCYLFQDMEYTEDTAQMEQWMPLVMEGRGKGEKLAATRMALGTDVNFGALTRSMFGQLMEMEGVSLYFNHEVKDFSRDPEKGWLVKVKNLFTEDKEWVKGRFVFIGAGGGSLPLLEKADIPEGWGYGGFPVSGQWLKCTNRAVIEKHHAKVYGKATVGAPPMSVPHLDTRFIKGEKELLFGPYAGFSTRFLKSGSLMDLPLSVKINNIRPMLAAGLDNMALTKYLIEQVRQSPEDRLTALRAYMPTAVMADWELEIAGQRVQVIKKDAEKGGILEFGTEVVSAADGSIAALLGASPGASTAVSIMLQLLQVCFKDQMASAAWQARLKEMIPSFGNALAENKVLCDRTRAWTSKVLGLKIPE
- a CDS encoding RNA polymerase sigma-70 factor, which translates into the protein MAEAVIFAPNFYPVTVELTDSRTITLLAEGSEAAFEEAFKTYFKSLHAYACTILRDEVAAEEMVQNVFCKIWEKREQINVHTSLKSYLYRSVHNESMDYLKRQKAKAAHQTYTMHHSKHETDTNNTARKLLLGELEKKLHHALNELPQQCRTIFQMSRFEELKYQEIANQLGISVKTVENQMGKALKLMRLKLINFLPLVAFSFLHF